In Nicotiana tabacum cultivar K326 chromosome 19, ASM71507v2, whole genome shotgun sequence, one DNA window encodes the following:
- the LOC107794250 gene encoding diaminopimelate decarboxylase 1, chloroplastic: MAAHLVSQISPSLPKSLKYPSNPKLSFFNPLLPLKPISRYLSRAAVSASEPQTQKFQHCFKKSGDGFLYCEGVKVEDVMETVERRPFYLYSKPQITRNVEAYKAALEGLNSIIGYAIKANNNLKILEHLRGLGCGAVLVSGNELKLALLAGFDPTKCIFNGNGKLLEDLVLAAQEGVFVNIDSEFDLDNIVAEAQMLRYGGVSNWLWMAREEVHPYVATGNKSSKFGIRNEKLQWFLDAVKAHPQELKLVGAHCHLGSTITKVDIFRDAAVLMVNYIDEIRSQGFEINYLNIGGGLGIDYYHSGAVLPSPRDLICNYYTVRELVLSRKLNLIIEPGRSLIANTCCLVNRVTGVKTNGTKNFIVIDGSMAELIRPSLYDAYQHIELVSPPPPEAAISRFDVVGPVCESADFLGKDRELPAPTRGTGLVVHDAGAYCMSMASTYNLKMRPPEYWVEEDGSISKIRHGETFEDHLRFFEGL, translated from the exons ATGGCGGCGCACCTTGTCTCTCAAATCTCTCCATCACTTCCCAAATCTCTCAAATACCCTTCAAACCCAAAGCTCTCATTTTTCAATCCCCTTTTACCACTGAAACCCATCTCAAGATATTTAAGCAGAGCTGCTGTATCAGCTTCCGAACCCCAAACTCAGAAATTTCAGCACTGTTTCAAGAAATCTGGAGATGGGTTTTTGTATTGTGAGGGTGTTAAGGTTGAAGATGTTATGGAAACTGTGGAAAGAAGGCCTTTTTATTTGTATAGTAAGCCCCAAATTACTAGGAACGTTGAGGCTTATAAGGCTGCTTTAGAGGGATTGAATTCGATTATTGGTTATGCTATTAAGGCCAATAATAATCTCAAGATTTTGGAACATTTGAGAGGGCTTGGTTGTGGGGCTGTTTTGGTTAGTGGGAATGAGCTCAAGTTGGCTCTTCTTGCTGGATTTGATCCTACCAA GTGTATTTTTAATGGAAATGGGAAGCTGTTGGAGGACCTAGTGCTAGCTGCCCAAGAAGGTGTATTTGTAAACATCGACAGTGAATTTGACTTGGATAACATTGTAGCAGAAGcacagatgctccggtacggaggtgtgagcaacTGGTTATGgatggcacgagaagag GTTCATCCTTATGTTGCCACTGGAAATAAGAGCTCCAAATTTGGCATCAGAAATGAAAAGCTTCAATGGTTTCTAGATGCTGTCAAGGCACATCCGCAGGAATTGAAACTTGTTGGAGCTCATTGTCATCTTGGGTCAACTATCACCAAG GTAGACATTTTTCGAGATGCAGCTGTCTTGATGGTGAACTACATTGATGAAATTCGATCCCAAGGATTTGAAATCAATTACCTGAACATTGGAGGTGGCTTAGGAATTGATTACTATCATTCTGGAGCTGTCCTTCCGTCACCTAGAGATCTTATATGCAATTACTATACT GTCCGAGAATTAGTCCTCTCACGGAAGCTCAATCTCATTATTGAACCCGGAAGATCACTAATTGCAAACACATGCTGTTTGGTTAACAGAGTTACTGGAGTTAAAACCAATGGGACCAAAAACTTTATTGTGATTGATGGTAGCATGGCAGAGCTTATACGTCCAAGTCTTTATGATGCTTATCAG CACATAGAGCTTGTTTCCCCTCCACCTCCAGAAGCTGCGATTTCTAGGTTTGATGTTGTTGGTCCTGTATGTGAATCTGCAGATTTCCTGGGAAAGGACCGGGAACTTCCCGCCCCTACTAGG GGCACTGGTCTGGTAGTTCATGATGCAGGAGCTTACTGCATGAGTATGGCATCAACTTACAATCTCAAGATGCGACCACCTGAGTACTGG GTGGAAGAAGATGGATCAATATCCAAAATCCGGCATGGGGAGACATTTGAAGACCATTTGAGATTCTTTGAGGGTTTGTAA
- the LOC107794251 gene encoding bifunctional dihydrofolate reductase-thymidylate synthase: protein MASETITGLSNGSINAHSTPQRTYQVVVAATRNMGIGKEGKLPWRLPSDLKFFKGITGTTSDPSRKNAVIMGRKTWESIPLEYRPLPGRLNVVLTRSGSFDIATAENVVICGSLGSALQLLAASPYGLSIENVFVIGGGEIFRDSLNAHGCDAIHITEIETDIECDTFIPAIETSVFQPWYSSFPVVENKIRYSFTTYVRVKNSEVETVNQANNETPEIGSDSFNVEVKAFSFLPKMIFEKHEEYMYLRLIEEIISNGMPKDDRTGTGTLSKFGCQMRFNLRKSFPLLTTKKVFWRGVLEELLWFISGSTSAKVLQEKGIHIWDGNASREYLDSIGLKDREEGDLGPVYGFQWRHFGARYIDMHTDYSGQGFDQLADVINKVKNNPDDRRIILSAWNPSDLKLMALPPCHMFAQFYVANGELSCQMYQRSADMGLGVPFNIASYALLTCMIAHVSDLVPGDFVHVIGDAHVYRTHVRPLQDQLQKLPRPFPVLKINSQKKDIDSFVAADFKLVGYDPHQKIEMKMAI, encoded by the exons atggccagtgaaacaattACAGGCCTTTCCAATGGTAGCATCAATGCTCATTCTACTCCACAAAGGACTTACCAGGTTGTAGTTGCTGCAACTCGAAATATGGGTATTGGTAAGGAGGGGAAGTTGCCTTGGAGATTGCCTTCAGATCTCAAGTTCTTCAAGGGTATCACTGGGACTACGTCAGATCCTTCAAGAAAGAATGCTGTTATTATGGGTAGAAAGACTTGGGAAAGTATTCCTCTTGAATATCGCCCTCTTCCTGGCCGCCTCAATGTTGTTCTCACACGTTCAGGGAGTTTTGACATTGCTACAGCAGAAAATGTTGTCATATGCGGAAGTTTAGGTTCTGCTCTTCAACTATTGGCAGCCTCACCTTATGGTCTCTCAATAGAGAACGTGTTTGTTATAGGAGGTGGCGAGATTTTCAG AGATTCCCTAAATGCTCATGGGTGTGATGCAATCCATATCACTGAAATTGAGACTGATATTGAATGTGATACTTTTATTCCTGCTATTGAAACCTCGGTATTTCAACCCTGGTACTCATCATTTCCGGTGGTTGAAAATAAGATTCGCTATTCTTTTACCACCTATGTCCGTGTGAAGAATTCTGAAGTAGAAACTGTTAATCAGGCAAATAACGAGACTCCTGAGATTGGTTCAGATTCTTTTAATGTTGAGGTTAAAGCATTCTCCTTCTTGCCTAAAATGATATTTGAGAAACATGAAGAATACATGTACCTGAGACTGATTGAAGAGATCATCTCGAATGGCATGCCAAAGGATGACAGGACTGGCACTGGTACTTTGTCAAAATTTGGTTGCCAG ATGAGGTTCAATTTGCGTAAATCATTTCCCCTTCTTACTACAAAG AAAGTTTTTTGGAGAGGCGTCCTTGAAGAACTCTTGTGGTTCATCAGTGGATCAACAAGTGCTAAG GTCCTACAAGAGAAGGGCATTCATATTTGGGATGGCAATGCATCCAGAGAGTATCTTGATAG TATTGGCTTGAAGGACAGGGAAGAGGGTGATTTGGGACCAGTATATGGGTTTCAGTGGAGGCATTTTGGTGCCAG GTACATTGACATGCATACTGACTACAGTGGCCAAGGGTTTGACCAATTGGCTGATGTTATCAACAAAGTTAAAAACAATCCAGATGACAGACGTATTATTCTTTCAGCTTGGAATCCGTCTGATCTTAAACTGATGGCGCTCCCACCTTGTCACATGTTTGCTCAG TTCTATGTAGCCAACGGGGAGTTATCCTGTCAGATGTATCAGCGATCTGCTGATATGGGTCTGGGAGTGCCATTTAACATTGCATCTTATGCGTTGCTGACATGCATGATAGCTCATGTTTCTG ATCTAGTTCCTGGTGATTTCGTCCATGTCATTGGAGATGCTCATGTTTACCGCACTCATGTCAGACCTCTGCAAGACCAGCTTCAGAAGTTACCGAGACCTTTCCCA GTGCTGAAGATCAATTCACAGAAAAAGGATATAGATTCCTTTGTTGCTGCAGACTTTAAACTTGTTGGTTATGATCCTCACCAGAAAATAGAAATGAAAATGGCGATATGA